The nucleotide window TTAACAAGATATATGAACAAGACTGCACAATCAGTATGGGAAAACTGTCTGTCCTTCATAAAGGACAATATTCAAGACCAGGCCTACAAAACTTGGTTCGAACCAATTAAATCAGTTGAACTTACCGATAATGCATTGTATATCCAAGTGCCAAGTAAATTTTTCTACGAATGGCTGGAAGAACACTATGTTAAATTATTAAAAGTGGCGCTTACCAAAGAACTTGGAAAAAACGCAAAGTTACTCTATAAAATTAAAATGGAAAACACTTATGGCAATAAACAACCGTTTACGGAACAGTTGCCAAGTGCCAATAGAGCACCTATGAAGGCCCAAGAAGTAGATGCGCCATTTAAAAATCTAAATCCAGAATTAAAAAATCCTTTTGTCATTCCTGGTATTCGAAATTTAAAAATCGAATCCCAATTAAATCCTAATTACAGTTTTGACAATTTCCTGGAAGGAGATTCTAATAGATTGGCTCGTTCTGCAGGTATGGCTGTCGCCAATAAACCTGGCGGTACGTCTTTTAACCCATTATTAATTTTTGGTGGTGTTGGATTAGGAAAAACACACTTAGCGCACGCTATTGGTGTAGAAATCAAAGACAAATATCCTGAAAAAACTGTTTTATATATCTCTGCCGAAATTTTCACACAACAATATATCGATTCGGTTAAGAAAAATAACCGAAATGATTTTATTCATTTCTATCAGTTAATCGATGTTTTAATTATCGACGATGTTCAGTTCCTTTCTGGAAAATCAGGAACACAAGATGTATTTTTCCATATTTTCAATTACTTGCACCAAAACGGAAAACAGGTTATCCTAACTTCAGACAAGGCTCCTGTTGACATGCAAGATATCGAACAACGCTTATTGTCCCGTTTCAAATGGGGGTTATCTGCCGAGTTGCACCAACCGGATTATGAAACTAGAATTTCAATCTTAAAAAACATTCTATATCGTGATGGTGTAGAAATGCCGGACGATATTATTGAATACGTGGCACGCAACATCAAATCAAACGTTCGTGAATTGGAAGGTGCCATTATTTCATTGATTGCACAATCTTCTTTCAACAAAAAAGAAGTTACTATCGAACTTGCAAAAAGCGTCGTAGAAAAATTTGTAAAAAACGTAAAGAGGGAAATCTCCATCGATTATATTCAAAAAATTGTTTCCGACTATTTCCAATTGGACATTGAAACTTTACAATCCAAGACAAGAAAAAGACACGTTGTACAAGCGAGGCAATTGGCAATGTTTTTTGCCAAAAAATTCACCAAAGCCTCACTTGCCAATATCGGTTCACAAATAGGAGACCGCGACCACGCCACAGTATTACACGCCTGCAAAACAGTTGATAACCTTGTAGCAACCGACAAACAATTCAAAAAATACGTCGAGGATATTAATTCAAAATTAACGCTCTAAAAAAAATGCCCGTCAAAATCTTAATGGTTTGCCTAGGCAATATATGTCGTTCTCCATTGGCAGAAGGGATATTAGCCTCCAAACTTCCTAATGATACTTTTTTTGTGGATTCTGCAGGAACAGGTTCCTGGCATATCGGCCACACACCAGATCGCCGCTCCATAGAAACAGCCAAAAAAAACGGTCTGGATATTACCACCCAAAGAGGCCGACAATTCTCTATAAACGACTTTGATTCCTTCGATTACATTTATGTAATGGACAACAACAACTACAGAGACGTTATTCATCTTGCACAAAACGACAGCCAAAAAGAAAAAGTACAACTTATACTTGATGCTGTATTCCCAAATGAAAATGTAGACGTTCCCGATCCTTATTATGGAACTGCGAATGGCTTTGATATGGTTTACCAAATGCTGGACGAAGCTTGTGAAGTTATTGCAAAAAGACTGATGACCAAACACCACTAGGAAAACCAAACACGTTTTTCATACCTTTGCACAATGATTATTTTCTACTCGATGTTAAATCGAAAAAGAAAAAATCCTCTTTTTTAAAAAATCGAAAAAATCTTAAATGAAAACAGCGCCTCTACTCGGAAAACTCTACTTAATCCCAACTACTATGGGTGATTGTGACCCTATGGATGTTTTTCCGCAAACCATAAAAAGATGCGTGGATCTAATCGATTATTATGTGGTTGAAAACGACAAAACAGCCCGAAAATCCATAAAATTGGTATGTCCGGAGAAAAAACAATCCGAATTAAAACTTTTTGTACTCAACAAACACACAGAAACCCAAGATTATAAGGATTTTATAAAACCCCTTCTCGACGGTAAAAACATGGGACTTATGAGCGAAGCGGGTTGCCCTGGCGTTGCCGATCCCGGCGCGGTTATCGTAAAACTAGCACACGAAAAAGGGATTCAAGTTATCCCTCTTGTTGGTCCATCTTCTATATTGCTGGCTATGATGGCTTCTGGAATGAACGGTCAAAGCTTTACTTTTCATGGTTATCTGCCTATTGAAAAAGACGAAAAGAAAGCTTCTCTCAAAAGTTTGGAACGAATCTCTTTTGAAAAAAATCAATCTCAGATTTTTATCGAAACCCCGTATCGCAACAATAAATTACTGGAAGATTTAATCCAGACATTACATCCTGAAACGCATTTATGCATTGCCACAGACATTACTTTGCCAACGGAATACATCAAAACAAAGAAAATTTCGGCATGGAAAAAAGAAACAGTTGACTTACACAAACGCCCCACCATTTTCATCATACATAAAATGTAAAAAAACTTTGAACACCAACCCCCCAATCTGAAAGGGTCATCAGAAAAACAAACAACTCTTTTTTTATTCGCACTCCCCAACAATGCCAGAAACAACAAATATAAATGGCATAATACCTTCATTTCAACAGCATATCGGAGACCAAAATTTTAACACAATAATGCCATCATATTTCACAATGTAATCGATTACATAAAGTTATTTTATTGTAAATTGCAACAAATCCAATCTAACAATAACTTTAACCTAATGAAAAAAATATTACTATTAAGCATCTTACTATTAAGTGCTTGCAGCAGTGGCGGTGATAACTCTACTCAAAACCCTGATCCAATTCAAAACCCTAATCCAATCCCAAATCCCAAAATAGTAATTGAAGGATTTGGTGCCGCTGCTACAGGAGGAGGCAATGCCACTCCAATAACGGTTTCAGACTATAATTCCTTCAAAACTGCACTTACTTCAACAAATTCGGTAATTTTAGTTTCAGGCATCATTGACTGTCCCTTTACCAGCGTGCTGCTTAACGACAAAACCATTATAGGTTTGCCAGGAGCAAAACTAAGGAACCTACAGATAACGCCCGGAAATTCTTCTCTTTCAGCAGCCAATTCTGGAATTCTTAATATAAAAGCAGGCTCGAATAACGTTATTATCCGAAATCTTATTTTTGAGGGTCCAGGAGCCTATGATGTTGACGGGAATGACAATCTTACTAACGAAGGAACAAATGTCTGGGTAGATCATTGCGAGTTTCAAGACGGAATGGATGGCAATTTTGACAACAAAGGAAAAGCAGACAACATAACCATTTCTTGGTGTAAATTCACCTATTTAAAAGCACCGACATCCGGTGGATCTGGAGGTACTGCCGACCACCGTTTTACTGATTTGGTAGGTTCTTCTGCAACTGATTTTCCTGCAGATGGTCATTATAGCATCACTTTTCAAAACTGCTATTGGGCCGAAGGATGCAAAGAAAGAATGCCACGCGCCCGTAATGCAGAATTACATATTTTGAACTGTTATTATAAAACTTCGGTAACTGGATCTTTGGCTATAGGTCTAGGCGGCGGAAACAAAAACACCACTTGTTATGTAGAAAACAGCAATTTTGAAACCATCGGTAACGTTTATAAAGACTACACCTCAACAGATGGTGGAACAGTCGGGATTGCATTTGACGGTTGCCTTAACAGAGTGAGTTCTGTAACAGGAACGGTTTCAAAACCTACTTACACCTATACCGTAATACCCATAACCGACGTTGCTTTCAAAGTGTCAAATTCCACCAATGGCGCTGGAGCCACTCTGAATGTCACAACAAAAGGTGTTGTCTCAAGCAACTAATTTACTAGAAGTAACGGCATTATCCATTTGGGCGTGCCACCATAAAAAAATGGGCCTACTCATCAAAC belongs to Flavobacterium gilvum and includes:
- the dnaA gene encoding chromosomal replication initiator protein DnaA; this translates as MNKTAQSVWENCLSFIKDNIQDQAYKTWFEPIKSVELTDNALYIQVPSKFFYEWLEEHYVKLLKVALTKELGKNAKLLYKIKMENTYGNKQPFTEQLPSANRAPMKAQEVDAPFKNLNPELKNPFVIPGIRNLKIESQLNPNYSFDNFLEGDSNRLARSAGMAVANKPGGTSFNPLLIFGGVGLGKTHLAHAIGVEIKDKYPEKTVLYISAEIFTQQYIDSVKKNNRNDFIHFYQLIDVLIIDDVQFLSGKSGTQDVFFHIFNYLHQNGKQVILTSDKAPVDMQDIEQRLLSRFKWGLSAELHQPDYETRISILKNILYRDGVEMPDDIIEYVARNIKSNVRELEGAIISLIAQSSFNKKEVTIELAKSVVEKFVKNVKREISIDYIQKIVSDYFQLDIETLQSKTRKRHVVQARQLAMFFAKKFTKASLANIGSQIGDRDHATVLHACKTVDNLVATDKQFKKYVEDINSKLTL
- a CDS encoding pectate lyase family protein — protein: MKKILLLSILLLSACSSGGDNSTQNPDPIQNPNPIPNPKIVIEGFGAAATGGGNATPITVSDYNSFKTALTSTNSVILVSGIIDCPFTSVLLNDKTIIGLPGAKLRNLQITPGNSSLSAANSGILNIKAGSNNVIIRNLIFEGPGAYDVDGNDNLTNEGTNVWVDHCEFQDGMDGNFDNKGKADNITISWCKFTYLKAPTSGGSGGTADHRFTDLVGSSATDFPADGHYSITFQNCYWAEGCKERMPRARNAELHILNCYYKTSVTGSLAIGLGGGNKNTTCYVENSNFETIGNVYKDYTSTDGGTVGIAFDGCLNRVSSVTGTVSKPTYTYTVIPITDVAFKVSNSTNGAGATLNVTTKGVVSSN
- a CDS encoding SAM-dependent methyltransferase, giving the protein MKTAPLLGKLYLIPTTMGDCDPMDVFPQTIKRCVDLIDYYVVENDKTARKSIKLVCPEKKQSELKLFVLNKHTETQDYKDFIKPLLDGKNMGLMSEAGCPGVADPGAVIVKLAHEKGIQVIPLVGPSSILLAMMASGMNGQSFTFHGYLPIEKDEKKASLKSLERISFEKNQSQIFIETPYRNNKLLEDLIQTLHPETHLCIATDITLPTEYIKTKKISAWKKETVDLHKRPTIFIIHKM
- a CDS encoding low molecular weight protein-tyrosine-phosphatase — its product is MPVKILMVCLGNICRSPLAEGILASKLPNDTFFVDSAGTGSWHIGHTPDRRSIETAKKNGLDITTQRGRQFSINDFDSFDYIYVMDNNNYRDVIHLAQNDSQKEKVQLILDAVFPNENVDVPDPYYGTANGFDMVYQMLDEACEVIAKRLMTKHH